From the genome of Streptomyces sp. NBC_01260, one region includes:
- a CDS encoding MinD/ParA family ATP-binding protein → MPNADNWQSDVLRDLSGTAAPQGTTGTTGRPGTTDTGERTAPAPVQAQIQAQAPAPAQVPRTPAYTESAPYAAQGARPPGAPDSRAVVDRELAGTARRPQQGESLAVRASRALRRIVSSSAAREVAEITRTAEVLQRPVTTGRQIAVTSIRGGAGKTTVAALLGTAYAHYRQDPVLLVEADPALGSLPLRLGAETLRWTTADLADIVEPQMSLLDVTGYLVQLPENAWLLPGSQGRIGAMLDTATYERVMVALRRYFSVTVVDCETLPAEVARVALTASQARVLAAPATLDGVTSTYAVLQWLQGLPRHVIAGTVVVLSSTVARPGIDVEAAADRLRSTGASVHVLPYDRHLAAGGALRTELLARPTRLAATRLAAEVFELSQKRR, encoded by the coding sequence ATGCCGAACGCGGACAACTGGCAGAGCGATGTGCTGCGCGACCTGAGCGGCACCGCCGCCCCGCAGGGCACAACGGGCACGACAGGCAGGCCGGGCACGACGGACACCGGCGAACGGACGGCACCGGCGCCGGTCCAGGCCCAGATCCAGGCCCAGGCACCTGCGCCGGCGCAGGTGCCGCGCACCCCCGCCTACACGGAGAGCGCCCCCTACGCGGCGCAGGGCGCCCGGCCCCCCGGCGCACCGGACTCGCGGGCGGTGGTGGACCGGGAGCTGGCCGGCACGGCGCGGCGGCCGCAGCAGGGTGAGTCGCTCGCCGTACGGGCCTCGCGCGCCCTGCGCCGAATCGTTTCCTCCTCTGCCGCGCGCGAGGTCGCCGAGATCACCCGTACCGCCGAGGTGCTTCAGCGGCCGGTGACGACCGGTCGGCAGATCGCCGTCACGTCCATCCGGGGCGGCGCGGGCAAGACGACCGTCGCCGCGCTGCTCGGCACGGCGTACGCGCACTACCGCCAGGACCCGGTCCTCCTCGTCGAGGCCGATCCGGCCCTCGGCTCGCTGCCGTTGCGGCTCGGTGCCGAGACGCTGCGGTGGACCACGGCCGATCTCGCGGACATCGTGGAGCCGCAGATGTCGCTGCTCGACGTCACCGGCTATCTCGTCCAGCTCCCCGAAAACGCCTGGCTGCTGCCCGGCAGCCAGGGCCGGATCGGGGCGATGCTGGACACCGCTACGTACGAACGGGTCATGGTGGCACTGCGCCGCTACTTCAGCGTGACCGTGGTCGACTGCGAGACGCTTCCCGCCGAGGTCGCCCGGGTCGCCCTCACGGCCTCCCAGGCCCGTGTGCTGGCCGCCCCCGCCACGCTGGACGGCGTCACGAGCACGTACGCGGTGCTGCAGTGGCTGCAGGGGCTGCCCCGTCATGTGATCGCCGGGACCGTGGTCGTCCTGTCCAGCACGGTGGCACGGCCCGGCATCGACGTGGAGGCGGCCGCGGACCGGCTCCGGTCCACCGGTGCGAGCGTCCACGTCCTGCCCTACGACCGGCATCTGGCGGCGGGCGGGGCCCTGCGCACCGAACTGCTCGCCCGGCCGACGCGGCTGGCCGCAACCCGGCTGGCGGCCGAGGTGTTCGAGCTCTCCCAGAAGCGCCGGTGA
- the eccD gene encoding type VII secretion integral membrane protein EccD, with product MTSRAEMSRVTLVGERRRADIVLPSDTPVGQLLPDLLQLLDDRAASRPLTRQLLTADGSALPHDSTLASAGIGDGAMLRLVRTHAAPPAPVVHDVTDQVADNLDMQAWRWRPAARRAAAGATTVAFAVIAALLARSEFPLTALAGALAAVTVVLLVAGALVARLGRGNRGLATALLLASSVLGILTAWTAADAYNWSGALRLAAVAGAVTLSLALLGFFSPLGRGGLIGAMATASLTVVWEAVAAVTSDVARLGAVMAVVSVVLLGLLPRIALMASGLTALDDRRSGGVSVSRHDVGNALAATHRGLALATLATSVSAAAAGWLLTLAGRPTVWTVLLPSLVAVVLLSRARAFPLVAEVVALFAAAAVLVVRLVMLWMDHAGGAGPIAVLCAAALLPLLALAVEPPEHVRVRLRRTADLVESIGVVGLFPLTVGVFGMYGQLLNKF from the coding sequence ATGACTTCCCGGGCGGAAATGAGCCGGGTGACCCTGGTGGGTGAGCGGCGTCGGGCCGACATCGTGCTGCCCTCCGACACTCCTGTCGGTCAACTCCTTCCGGACCTCCTGCAGTTGCTGGACGACCGGGCCGCATCGCGGCCGTTGACCCGGCAGTTGCTCACCGCGGACGGCTCGGCCCTTCCGCACGACAGCACCCTGGCGTCGGCCGGGATCGGCGACGGCGCCATGCTGCGGCTCGTCCGGACCCACGCCGCGCCGCCCGCACCGGTGGTCCACGACGTCACGGATCAGGTGGCCGACAACCTCGACATGCAGGCCTGGCGCTGGCGTCCGGCCGCACGGCGGGCCGCTGCGGGGGCGACGACGGTGGCCTTCGCGGTGATCGCCGCGCTGCTCGCCCGCAGCGAGTTCCCGCTCACCGCGCTGGCGGGCGCCCTGGCGGCCGTCACCGTCGTCCTCCTGGTGGCCGGTGCGCTCGTCGCCCGGCTCGGGCGGGGCAACCGCGGTCTGGCGACCGCGCTGTTGCTCGCCTCCAGCGTGCTCGGGATCCTCACGGCCTGGACGGCCGCCGACGCGTACAACTGGTCCGGGGCGCTCCGGCTGGCCGCCGTGGCGGGCGCGGTGACCCTGTCGCTGGCGCTGCTCGGCTTCTTCTCACCGCTGGGCCGGGGCGGCCTCATCGGCGCCATGGCGACGGCCTCCCTGACCGTGGTCTGGGAGGCCGTCGCCGCCGTCACGTCGGACGTCGCCCGGCTCGGTGCCGTGATGGCCGTGGTCTCCGTGGTGCTGCTCGGCCTGCTGCCCCGGATCGCCCTGATGGCTTCGGGGCTCACCGCGCTCGACGACCGGCGCTCGGGCGGGGTGTCCGTCAGCCGTCACGATGTCGGCAACGCGCTGGCCGCCACGCATCGCGGGCTCGCCCTCGCGACCCTCGCCACCTCGGTGTCGGCGGCCGCCGCAGGCTGGCTCCTCACCCTGGCCGGCCGGCCGACCGTGTGGACCGTGCTGCTGCCCTCGCTCGTCGCGGTGGTGCTCCTGTCCCGGGCCCGGGCTTTCCCGCTGGTGGCCGAGGTGGTGGCGCTCTTCGCGGCCGCCGCGGTCCTCGTCGTCCGTCTGGTGATGCTCTGGATGGATCACGCCGGGGGCGCCGGGCCCATCGCCGTGCTGTGCGCGGCGGCGCTGCTGCCCCTGCTCGCGCTGGCGGTGGAGCCGCCGGAGCACGTACGGGTCCGGCTGCGGCGCACCGCCGACCTCGTCGAGTCCATCGGCGTGGTGGGGCTCTTCCCGCTCACCGTCGGCGTGTTCGGCATGTACGGGCAGCTGCTCAACAAGTTCTGA